From Apus apus isolate bApuApu2 chromosome 13, bApuApu2.pri.cur, whole genome shotgun sequence, a single genomic window includes:
- the EFCAB9 gene encoding EF-hand calcium-binding domain-containing protein 9, with amino-acid sequence MEPEPEPLHLLARPRRPAHRPPPLRPAPPRPARHGSERLGTAETGTARHCSAPPPAEKKLKSECFLQHLHLDQAHCLWSVRNTVALVENFQLLDVHRKNHLNNLQFYCFLHYVTDLNKDQTMLLFDLNHLEKKLIHQHVGPAFPLLDIEGDNMTEFNEFEATRFLFKIQKELKMILKDFHISGDEQLNYREFKIFARYQDTVSYGGKQQKEDHE; translated from the exons ATGGAGCCGGAGCCCGAGCCGCTCCACCTGctggcccggccccgccgccccgcgcatCGGCCGCCCCCGCtccgccctgccccgccccgcccggcacGGCACGGCTCGGAACGGCTCGGAACGGCGGAGaccggcacggcacggcactGCTCGGCCCCGCCG ccagctgaaaagaaactgaaatctgAATGTTTTCTACAGCATCTGCATTTAGATCAAGCGCACTGCTTGTGGTCGGTAAGAAATACTGTGGCACTGGTAGAGAATTTCCAGCTCCTGGATGTTCATAGAAAGAATCACCTGAACa ATCTGCAGTTTTATTGCTTTCTCCATTATGTGACTGACCTGAATAAGGACCAGACCATGCTGCTGTTTGACTTG AACCATCTTGAAAAGAAGTTAATCCACCAGCACGTGGGACCTGCCTTTCCACTGCTGGACATAGAAGGGGATAATATGACTGAGTTTAATGAGTTTGAAGCCACAAGGTTTCTCTTCAAAATCCAGAAAGAACTTAAAATGATATTAAAGGACTTTCATATTTCTGGAGATGAG CAATTAAACTACAGGGAATTCAAGATATTTGCAAGATATCAAGATACAGTCTCCTATGGtggcaaacaacaaaaagaggaTCATGAATAG